A genomic region of Magnolia sinica isolate HGM2019 chromosome 6, MsV1, whole genome shotgun sequence contains the following coding sequences:
- the LOC131248891 gene encoding EPIDERMAL PATTERNING FACTOR-like protein 4, whose protein sequence is MGAVHPSPTRHRRLSLATALALLFFATLLSSPPSLGSGLTVEGRRLAIEEANPTLGSYSLERFPSRRRLGGPGSSPPTCRSKCGRCSPCKPVHVPIHPGQSIPLEYYPEAWRCKCGNKLFMP, encoded by the exons ATGGGTGCCGTACACCCCTCTCCAACACGCCACCGCCGCCTCTCCTTGGCCACTGCGCTCGCTCTCCTCTTCTTCGCCacccttctttcttctcctccctCGCTCG GTAGCGGATTAACGGTTGAAGGCAGGAGGCTGGCAATCGAAGAAGCGAATCCGACGCTTGGGTCGTACTCGCTGGAGCGGTTCCCGAGTCGGAGGCGACTCGGTGGGCCGGGATCATCGCCTCCCACGTGTCGTTCTAAGTGCGGGAGATGCTCACCTTGCAAGCCTGTGCACGTGCCGATACACCCAGGCCAGAGTATTCCGCTCGAGTATTATCCCGAAGCTTGGCGTTGCAAATGTGGGAATAAGTTATTCATGCCTTGA